One Gossypium raimondii isolate GPD5lz chromosome 3, ASM2569854v1, whole genome shotgun sequence genomic window carries:
- the LOC128039994 gene encoding uncharacterized protein LOC128039994, with protein MESPALSGRIARWQILLTEYDIVYMSQKSIKGSAIADFLASRTAEEYEPLRFDFPDEDLICISEKEGESSREKSWKMSFDGASNVLGHGIGAVLVSPEGDHYPLTARLNFFCTNNIAEYEACIIGLRAAIERKIKILEVHGDSALVIYQIRGDWEVRDPKLVKYHDLVAKLVKEFKEVTFNYFPREENQLADALATLASMFKANRETEIMPIQMSIYETLEHCFSIEEESDGRPWFHDILEYIKNQRYPEQANENDNRTIRIITVGFILDGDILYKKGKDQVLIRCVDAVEARKILEEVHEEIFGMHASGFTMARQIMRLGYY; from the coding sequence atggagtcacCTGCACTCTCAGGAAGAATAGCACGATGGCAGATCTTACTGACTGAGTATGACATCGTGTATATGAGCCAAAAATCGATAAAGGGAAGTGCGATAGCTGACTTCTTGGCAAGTCGAACAGCGGAAGAATACGAGCCTTTGAGATTTGATTTCCCAGATGAAGACTTGATTTGCATTTCAGAAAAAGAGGGTGAGTCATCAAGAGAGAAATCATGGAAAATGAGCTTTGATGGTGCATCAAATGTATTGGGGCATGGGATTGGAGCAGTCTTAGTATCGCCGGAGGGAGATCATTACCCGCTCACTGCCAGATTGAACTTCTTCTGTACCAATAATATAGCggaatatgaagcttgcatcatagGGCTTCGTGCAGCTATCGAGaggaaaatcaaaatcttaGAAGTGCACGGGGACTCAGCATTAGTCATTTATCAAATTCGTGGGGATTGGGAAGTGAGAGATCCAAAATTAGTCAAGTACCACGATCTTGTTGCGAAATTGGTCAAAGAATTCAAAGAAGTGACTTTTAACTACTTTCCACGAGAGGAGAACCAATTGGCTGATGCCCTAGCCACCTTGGCTTCGATGTTCAAAGCAAACAGAGAAACTGAGATAATGCCCATCCAAATGAGTATATATGAGACCCTCGAACACTGTTTTAGTATTGAGGAGGAGTCAGATGGACGACCATGGTTCCATGATATCTTGGAGTATATCAAGAATCAAAGGTACCCCGAGCAGGCAAACGAGAATGACAACAGAACAATCAGAATAATAACGGTTGGATTTATTCTTGATGGGGATATTCTatacaaaaaaggaaaagatcaAGTGCTCATTAGGTGCGTGGACGCTGTTGAAGCTAGAAAGATACTTGAAGAGGttcatgaagaaatttttgGAATGCATGCCAGTGGTTTCACTATGGCCAGGCAGATTATGAGACTTGGTTATTACTGA
- the LOC105795022 gene encoding 3-hydroxy-3-methylglutaryl-coenzyme A reductase 1 codes for MEAHRLSSTKPVQSLKPTKKIPLEEDTGKASDALPLPLYLTNALFFTLFFSVVYFLLSRWREKIRTSTPLHVVTFSEIIAILSFFASFIYLLGFFGIDFVQSLVFQPSPDVWIAEDEEEDDEVLLAKEEARKVPCGQALDCSLPPLPPAAPIVTIQKVFDEKPVTVLTEEDEEIIKSVVAGTTPSYSLESKLGDCKRAAAIRREALQRLTGKSLSGLPLDGFDYESILGQCCEMPVGYVQIPVGIAGPLLVNGREYSVPMATTEGCLVASTNRGCKAIHLSGGATSVLLKDGMTRAPCVRFGTAKRAADLKLYLEDPDNFETLSVVFNRSSRFGRLQGIKCAIAGKNLYIRFTCSTGDAMGMNMVSKGVQNVLDFLQTDFPDMDVIGISGNYCSDKKPAAVNWIEGRGKSVVCEATIKGDVVRKVLKTSVESLVELNMLKNLTGSAMAGALGGFNAHASNIVAAIYIATGQDPAQNVESSHCITMMEAVNDGKDLHISVTMPSIEVGTVGGGTQLASQSACLNLLGVKGASKETPGANSRTLATIVASAVLAGELSLMSAISAGQLVRSHMKYNRSSKDVSKAT; via the exons ATGGAGGCTCACCGGCTATCTTCTACTAAACCTGTTCAATCTCTCAAGCCAACGAAAAAGATTCCTTTAGAGGAAGATACCGGTAAAGCCTCCGACGCACTGCCGCTTCCCTTGTACCTAACGAACGCCCTGTTCTTCACCCTCTTCTTCTCGGtggtttattttcttctttcccGTTGGCGTGAGAAGATCCGTACCTCCACACCTCTCCATGTCGTCACCTTTTCCGAGATCATCGCCATTCTCTCATTTTTCGCGTCCTTTATTTACCTTTTGGGTTTCTTTGGAATTGACTTCGTTCAATCTTTGGTTTTCCAACCATCGCCTGACGTTTGGATTGCCGAGGACGAGGAAGAGGATGATGAAGTTCTGCTTGCAAAGGAAGAAGCCCGTAAGGTCCCTTGCGGGCAAGCTCTCGATTGTTCGCTTCCACCTCTGCCTCCTGCGGCACCAATCGTGACCATTCAGAAGGTGTTCGATGAAAAGCCTGTGACGGTACTAAcggaggaagatgaagaaataattaaatctgTAGTGGCTGGTACAACCCCTTCGTATTCCTTGGAATCGAAATTGGGTGATTGCAAGAGGGCGGCTGCAATCAGGCGGGAAGCGTTGCAAAGATTAACAGGGAAGTCGTTATCTGGATTGCCCTTGGATGGGTTTGATTACGAGTCGATTTTAGGGCAGTGTTGTGAGATGCCGGTTGGCTACGTGCAAATTCCCGTTGGAATTGCCGGGCCTTTGTTGGTTAATGGAAGAGAGTACTCGGTTCCTATGGCAACCACGGAAGGGTGCTTGGTGGCTAGCACTAATAGGGGCTGTAAGGCTATTCATTTGTCTGGTGGAGCTACAAGTGTTCTATTGAAAGATGGTATGACAAGAGCTCCATGTGTAAGGTTCGGTACTGCGAAAAGGGCAGCTGATTTGAAGTTGTATTTGGAGGACCCTGATAATTTCGAGACCTTGTCTGTTGTTTTCAACAG ATCAAGTAGATTTGGCAGGCTCCAGGGTATCAAATGTGCAATTGCTGGAAAGAATCTGTATATTAGATTCACTTGCAGTACAGGTGATGCTATGGGGATGAACATGGTTTCCAAGGGAGTGCAAAACGTTTTGGATTTCCTTCAAACTGATTTCCCTGACATGGATGTCATTGGCATCTCTG GAAACTATTGTTCCGACAAAAAACCGGCTGCGGTAAATTGGATTGAAGGACGAGGCAAATCTGTTGTCTGTGAAGCCACCATTAAGGGTGATGTGGTTAGGAAGGTCTTGAAGACAAGTGTGGAATCTCTCGTTGAGCTTAACATGCTGAAGAACCTTACTGGATCAGCTATGGCTGGAGCTCTGGGTGGATTTAACGCTCACGCCAGTAACATCGTTGCTGCAATCTACATAGCTACCGGCCAAGATCCGGCTCAAAACGTCGAGAGCTCGCATTGCATCACGATGATGGAAGCTGTTAATGATGGCAAGGATCTCCACATCTCTGTCACAATGCCTTCCATCGAG GTTGGGACTGTTGGTGGTGGAACTCAGCTTGCATCTCAATCAGCCTGTTTGAACTTACTTGGAGTGAAGGGTGCAAGCAAAGAGACACCGGGGGCAAACTCTAGGACGCTAGCAACCATTGTAGCGTCTGCTGTTCTTGCCGGGGAGCTGTCGCTCATGTCTGCAATTTCAGCAGGACAACTAGTTAGGAGCCATATGAAGTACAATAGGTCAAGTAAGGATGTCTCCAAGGCAACGTAA